The following proteins are co-located in the Triticum aestivum cultivar Chinese Spring chromosome 1A, IWGSC CS RefSeq v2.1, whole genome shotgun sequence genome:
- the LOC123047303 gene encoding protein NEOXANTHIN-DEFICIENT 1, with product MEAEDDQPAAGYRHGPPWVFKGSALYQLHLVKAATARAFVPKELRLVEAFGYTLGGMFLARYHDSPAGQFDELVVIAGIVWNPPTSCAWAARVLVNSAEACRHGRKEVGLPSHVAAFSQTEDSTLRNKPNNFLNILGMGSGFSKQENYRRIEIKEASGSSSRHLCNISLPLNEGSRGSHKRSKWMGPAIKMSLPSFSGQTEDHPELLKYSCKVECRVRPVSPAKIWSPKTAEPQECSDGMNSSTGSSDSDAQKQSLLVLLSRPILALEFSSLRMHVDAPKIVAPHPKKKEVRYSST from the exons ATGGAGGCCGAGGACGACCAGCCTGCCGCCGGGTACCGGCACGGGCCGCCGTGGGTGTTCAAGGGCAG CGCATTGTACCAGCTGCATTTGGTGAAGGCGGCCACGGCGCGGGCGTTCGTGCccaaggagctgcgcctggtggAGGCCTTCGGCTACACGCTCGGCGGCATGTTCCTGGCGCGCTACCACGACAGCCCCGCCGGCCAGTTCGACGAG CTGGTGGTGATCGCCGGCATTGTGTGGAATCCGCCGACTTCCTGCGC GTGGGCTGCCCGGGTGCTAGTAAACAGCGCTGAAGCCTGCCGGCATGGACGCAAG GAAGTAGGGCTTCCAAGCCATGTCGCGGCATTCTCACAG ACCGAAGATTCTACGCTCAGAAATAAACCAAACAACTTCCtcaacattctcggaatgggttcAGGCTTCTCCAAGCAAGAGAATTACCGGCGCATTGAGATCAAGGAGGCCTCGGGCTCATCATCAAGGCATTTGTGCAACATCAGTCTGCCTCTCAACG AAGGGTCAAGAGGATCACATAAACGCAGCAAGTGGATGGGTCCGGCAATCAAAATGTCCCTCCCAAGCTTCAG CGGCCAGACAGAGGACCatcctgagcttctcaagtactcCTGCAAAGTAGAGTGCAG GGTGCGGCCGGTGAGTCCAGCTAAGATCTGGAGCCCTAAAACCGCTGAACCACAGGAGTGTTCTGACGGCATGAACAGCAGCACCGGATCATCGGATTCAGACGCGCAAAAACAAAGCCTCCTGGTCTTGCTATCCAGGCCCATCTTGGCTCTGGAGTTCAGCTCCCTGCGGATGCACGTCGATGCGCCGAAAATTGTCGCTCCGCACCCCAAGAAGAAGGAAGTCAGATACTCCAGTACCTGA
- the LOC123182880 gene encoding transcription factor MYB4, translating into MRGSMMKKGKWSKEEDNLIKNHIEKYGIGCSWQGLSNTLGLRRCGRSCRSRWLNYLRPGLKHGNFTPAEDRIICEMYRKKGSCWSVIAAELPGRTDLAIKNYWNSTLKKQLPRKARSRRRRRTGGTSSSCDATSLDLALVVYDEESTSGTARDLPLVVCNEDDSATATTAGHLPLLAYNVNEASSTAGSSSSHAGAVSAGSPVQARAQPPPLPAAAANEEPIAAVPVSGPVKMEQRTPPPPADETSEEMDVDCRLISPLPLGLMELPDLPSIAMDLPHIAGFDDIDSLLSYFDH; encoded by the exons ATGAGAGGGAGCATGATGAAGAAGGGCAAGTGGTCCAAGGAAGAAGACAATCTGATCAAAAACCACATTGAGAAGTATGGCATTGGCTGTAGCTGGCAGGGATTATCCAATACTTTAG GGCTTCGGCGCTGCGGCCGGAGCTGCCGCTCAAGGTGGCTGAACTACCTCCGTCCGGGGCTGAAGCACGGCAACTTCACGCCGGCCGAGGACAGGATCATCTGCGAGATGTACAGAAAGAAAGGAAGCTG CTGGTCCGTCATCGCCGCCGAGCTCCCCGGGAGGACGGACCTCGCCATCAAGAACTACTGGAACAGCACGCTGAAGAAGCAGCTACCCCGCAAGgcgaggagccgccgccgccgccgcaccggcggCACGAGCTCGTCGTGCGACGCCACGAGCCTGGACCTCGCGCTGGTCGTCTACGACGAGGAGAGCACCAGCGGCACCGCGCGGGACCTCCCACTGGTCGTGTGCAACGAGGATGACAGTGCCACTGCCACCACGGCGGGGCACCTCCCTCTGCTCGCGTACAACGTCAACGAGGCGAGCTCCACGGCTGGGTCCTCGTCGAGCCACGCCGGCGCCGTCTCGGCCGGATCGCCGGTGCAAGCGCGTGCCcaaccgccgccgctgcccgccgccgccgcgaacGAGGAGCCGATCGCGGCGGTGCCGGTGAGCGGGCCGGTGAAGATGGAACAGCGGACGCCGCCACCGCCTGCTGATGAAACCAGCGAGGAGATGGACGTCGACTGCCGCCTCATATCTCCGCTCCCCCTGGGGCTCATGGAGCTGCCGGACCTTCCCTCCATCGCCATGGATCTGCCTCACATTGCCGGCTTCGACGACATCGACAGCCTCCTCTCCTACTTTGACCACTGA